Proteins encoded by one window of Paenibacillus sp. DCT19:
- a CDS encoding cell wall metabolism sensor histidine kinase WalK: protein MSVKRRLYISNFLMLVMPVLLLILTSICLMLIYTGITGIREKPPLNVGELFAKRMEKVEEIALKQKSATSEKRIQSDIDEFNRQNEGTGMNLTLYQGHQQVYPVSLYEGMMPDMDFSQSNVIIVTDELAVYRAEAGEYTLVLSDSNFTVNNHDTFDKRIYAGTLMLTILIIVAIVTNWALTKFVFRSIMHPIQIIVEGVHQLRDGNLKYRILYDKQDEFASVCTEFNEMAERLSYMVEERTENEINRRELIAGISHDLRTPLTSIKAYLEGLEKGVATTPQMKLKYFDTIKAKTASLEHIINQLFLFSKLDIGDFPLYLELVDISVEMKRTMTTFEAEYRPKGLNLYYGQQFPHAEILIDVVQFRNVIQNVLENSLKYKDKEHVDVTVTCIEDEQWVEIRLMDNGPGVSALELDKLFNVFYRSDASRKRPDLGSGLGLAISSKVIERLSGRIHAELAPTGGLSVIITIPKYKSAKGENYEKNLDH, encoded by the coding sequence ATGAGCGTAAAACGCCGACTCTACATTTCCAACTTCCTGATGTTGGTGATGCCAGTCTTGCTTTTGATCTTAACCAGTATTTGCCTAATGTTAATTTACACAGGTATTACGGGAATTCGCGAGAAACCTCCGTTGAACGTTGGAGAACTCTTTGCGAAACGTATGGAAAAGGTCGAAGAAATAGCCCTCAAACAAAAATCTGCCACTAGCGAGAAACGCATTCAGTCCGATATTGACGAATTCAATCGTCAGAACGAGGGAACGGGAATGAACTTAACCCTGTATCAAGGCCATCAGCAGGTTTATCCAGTGTCATTGTATGAAGGAATGATGCCTGATATGGACTTTTCCCAATCTAACGTGATTATCGTGACCGACGAGCTCGCTGTTTACCGGGCTGAAGCAGGGGAATACACACTTGTATTGAGCGATTCTAATTTTACGGTCAATAACCATGATACCTTTGATAAAAGGATCTACGCTGGCACCTTGATGTTAACAATCCTCATCATCGTAGCCATTGTGACGAACTGGGCACTTACCAAGTTTGTTTTCCGTAGCATCATGCATCCAATACAGATCATCGTGGAAGGCGTGCATCAGCTTCGAGACGGAAATTTAAAATATCGGATATTATATGATAAACAGGATGAGTTTGCTTCCGTGTGCACAGAATTTAATGAAATGGCAGAGCGGTTGTCCTATATGGTCGAAGAACGGACGGAAAACGAAATTAACCGCAGGGAGCTAATCGCGGGTATTTCGCATGACTTACGGACACCGTTAACGTCTATCAAAGCTTACCTTGAAGGTTTGGAGAAAGGTGTAGCGACTACCCCACAGATGAAATTGAAATATTTTGATACGATAAAGGCCAAAACGGCAAGTCTTGAACACATCATTAACCAGCTTTTCTTATTCTCCAAACTGGATATCGGAGATTTTCCGCTGTACCTGGAGCTTGTGGACATTAGCGTGGAAATGAAAAGAACCATGACAACTTTTGAAGCTGAATACAGGCCCAAAGGGCTAAATTTGTACTATGGACAGCAGTTCCCGCATGCTGAGATACTGATTGATGTGGTGCAATTCCGCAATGTGATTCAAAATGTTCTGGAGAATAGCCTCAAGTATAAAGACAAAGAGCATGTCGACGTTACCGTCACTTGTATAGAGGATGAGCAATGGGTGGAGATCCGTTTGATGGACAATGGCCCTGGGGTATCTGCTCTAGAGTTGGACAAGTTATTTAACGTGTTCTACCGCAGCGATGCATCACGGAAAAGACCTGATTTGGGCAGCGGCTTGGGCTTGGCCATCTCTAGCAAAGTGATCGAACGGTTAAGTGGGCGCATTCATGCGGAACTTGCGCCAACAGGCGGACTTTCGGTGATCATAACGATTCCCAAATATAAGAGCGCAAAAGGAGAGAACTATGAAAAAAATCTTGATCATTGA